One Pygocentrus nattereri isolate fPygNat1 chromosome 23, fPygNat1.pri, whole genome shotgun sequence genomic window carries:
- the LOC108413502 gene encoding GAS2-like protein 2A has protein sequence MSAIEQASSQSIKPFKSSEEYLYAMKEDLAEWLKELYRIDVTVNSMLDVLETGALLCAHANNVTRVAEEFKQAHGRTHLQLPTSGVTFVSSAQPATFLARDNVSNFINWCRHQMNIKDVLMFETDDLVLRKNEKNFVLCLLEVARRASRFGMAAPVLIQLEQEIEEEILEEMEKPVHETRQPVAQRCLQNTQNLDEMVQYLISHCTCPTQFPMVKISDGKYRVGDSNTLIFVRILRNHVMVRVGGGWDTLEHYLDKHDPCRCTSLTHKLAYRPVTPVHEIKARPCRPEGQAGSQTTLLLSRAQSPLEPVLWNPSAPSRTQRVSPQPRLSYSPQPSLRNCPSPNKLKERADILLCRQTCSESKDDSVLKSTSRPGREAMRVSPSPRLASSLPRPARPSTPPQPQRPSTPLVFQRVQSQTSPQHQPGPDNRLGNNWSKSQFVSKLRQTATAGAKSNEDKPAGSVSARPFLCITPDLNLNTSKSNLVVHQPPTISIQESDDSGNGRKSPDFIRTFCPSKGLMGVVSGKAQARCLTPTGKGQPGGTSDHSSRNTPNLDGNERSQQRCSSYGEKKQYLDLPMHTVQNSPIKLRKPDFKISGHQSTGTVSDVDSKSGGQEMENRYLFTPPPISPAQEAVLYQSLEEEILSNLQQLSMDSDPSDSENDQYRSRPETLLNSPEMSFEIQKPSLPMSSSASKPSDAKEAQFQAVISELSNGKKKLEKVSVENWVNSLSRGFKGRKQEIHADTNPNHLKVSKLSVASSWSSLGSSVDSESNRIVETDLTPGNSSNSGTYKFEKPQDSSFRQKRCLKKPERVPSVYKLKLKPCIHPRRDHRPDKKPSKIPKPVSYRGSQSLDTTQTKMPVDGTAVRYSQKALDTPHRASAMRHPRKNPQTMSKFSPSAGCAIQCQGPDQEVVTDQELETWV, from the exons ATGTCTGCAATAGAGCAAGCGTCCAGCCAGAGCATCAAACCGTTCAAGTCAAGTGAGGAGTACCTTTATGCGATGAAGGAGGACTTAGCCGAGTGGCTGAAGGAGCTATACCGCATCGACGTGACCGTTAACAGCATGCTGGATGTGCTGGAGACGGGCGCTTTGCTTTGTGCCCACGCCAACAACGTGACACGGGTAGCCGAGGAGTTTAAGCAGGCACACGGCCGGACTCACCTGCAGCTGCCCACATCTGGAGTTACTTTCGTGAGTTCAGCTCAACCTGCGACATTTCTAGCCCGGGATAACGTGTCCAATTTTATCAACTGGTGTCGTCATCAGATGAATATTAAAG atgttttaatgtttgagaCAGACGACCTTGTCCTGCGCAAGAATGAGAAGAACTTTGTGCTTTGTCTGCTCGAGGTGGCCCGACGGGCCTCTCGCTTTGGGATGGCCGCTCCTGTCCTCATCCAGCTGGAACAGGAGATTGAGGAGGAGATTCTGGAGGAGATGGAGAAGCCTGTGCATGAGACAAGACAGCCCGTGGCCCAGAGATGCttacagaacactcagaacctGGATGAGATG GTTCAGTATCTGATAAGTCACTGCACTTGTCCTACCCAGTTCCCCATGGTGAAGATATCAGATGGCAAATACAGAGTTGGAGACTCCAACACCCTTATATTTGTGCGA atcTTAAGGAACCATGTGATGGTGAGAGTGGGTGGAGGATGGGACACCCTGGAGCACTATCTAGACAAACATGACCCCTGCCGCTGCACATCTCTAA CCCATAAGCTGGCATATCGCCCAGTCACCCCAGTCCATGAGATCAAAGCCAGGCCTTGCAGGCCCGAAGGCCAGGCTGGGTCTCAGACGACTCTGCTGCTGAGCCGAGCCCAATCCCCGCTGGAGCCAGTGCTCTGGAACCCTTCTGCCCCCTCCAGAACCCAAAGAGTGAGTCCCCAACCAAGGCTGTCCTACTCCCCACAGCCAAGCCTCCGGAACTGTCCCTCTCCCAATAA ACTGAAGGAGAGGGCAGATATCCTGCTTTGCAGACAGACCTGTTCTGAAAGTAAGGATGACTCTGTGCTGAAGTCTACCAGCAGGCCAGGCCGAGAGGCAATGCGTGTATCTCCATCTCCACGTCTAGCCAGCAGTCTTCCGCGACCAGCTCGCCCCTCTACTCCACCACAGCCTCAGCGTCCTAGTACACCCCTGGTCTTCCAGAGGGTCCAGAGTCAGACCTCTCCTCAACACCAGCCAGGCCCAGACAATAGGTTGGGTAACAACTGGAGCAAATCACAGTTTGTCTCCAAGCTGAGACAGACTGCCACAGCTGGGGCAAAGAGCAATGAAGACAAGCCAGCTGGTTCAGTGTCAGCGAGGCCCTTCCTGTGTATAACACCAGATCTGAATCTTAACACCAGCAAAAGCAATTTGGTAGTTCATCAGCCCCCTACAATCAGTATTCAAGAATCTGATGACAGTGGGAATGGTAGGAAGAGCCCTGACTTCATTCGCACATTTTGTCCATCTAAAGGACTAATGGGTGTCGTATCAGGGAAAGCACAAGCTAGGTGCCTTACCCCAACTGGTAAAGGCCAACCAGGTGGCACCTCAgaccattcatcacgaaatacACCTAATCTTGATGGAAATGAGAGGAGCCAACAGAGATGCTCCTCATATGGTGAAAAGAAGCAGTACTTGGATCTTCCAATgcacactgtgcaaaattctCCAATTAAGTTGAGAAAGCCAGACTTCAAAATTTCTGGTCATCAGTCAACTGGAACGGTCTCTGATGTGGACTCAAAGAGTGGAGGGCAAGAGATGGAGAATAGATACCTCTTTACTCCTCCTCCAATCAGTCCTGCTCAGGAAGCTGTCTTGTACCAGAGCCTTGAGGAGGAGATCCTGTCCAATCTGCAACAGCTCAGCATGGACTCTGATCCCAGTGACTCAGAAAATGATCAGTACAGGTCTCGTCCTGAGACTCTTCTAAATTCTCCAGAGATGTCATTTGAAATCCAGAAACCTTCTCTCCCTATGTCCTCTTCTGCTTCTAAACCAAGTGATGCAAAGGAGGCTCAGTTTCAGGCCGTCATTAGTGAGCTCTCAAATGGGAAGAAGAAGCTCGAGAAAGTGTCTGTTGAAAACTGGGTGAACAGTCTGTCTAGAGGTTTCAAGGGCAGGAAGCAAGAAATCCATGCTGACACTAACCCAAACCATCTGAAGGTTTCAAAACTCTCTGTGGCCAGTTCCTGGTCCTCCCTAGGTTCCAGTGTAGATTCAGAAAGCAACAGAATTGTGGAGACAGATTTGACACCAGGTAACTCTTCAAACTCTGGGACTTACAAATTTGAAAAGCCCCAGGACTCTTCATTCCGTCAGAAGAGGTGCTTGAAGAAGCCAGAACGAGTGCCATCTGTATACAAGTTGAAATTGAAACCTTGTATACACCCCAGACGGGACCACAGACCTGACAAGAAACCTTCTAAGATCCCTAAACCAGTTTCCTATAGGGGAAGTCAGAGCTTAGATACCACTCAGACCAAGATGCCGGTGGATGGCACAGCTGTGCGTTACAGTCAGAAAGCATTAGATACTCCGCACAGAGCTTCTGCCATGAGGCACCCCAGGAAAAACCCTCAGACTATGTCCAAATTCAGTCCCTCAGCAGGGTGTGCCATACAGTGCCAAGGACCAGACCAAGAGGTTGTGACTGATCAGGAGCTTGAAACCTGGGTTTAA
- the im:7138535 gene encoding protein FAM98A isoform X2, which translates to MERGSGTVSALRALGYESSRCARRCACDELPCPLVTWLVSELRRSCPEVGVGVDSGAVLAGELKKLLEAMFYPSTTLTSETLTSVHLDRITDFLVSELQAARMLQYRESHPEDTEPQSESGKEQRGKECNIIDIEEETQAEGHKKDEKEVELRLASLSEGEEREPLLKSNLNSSQWSKVHLMNQALRKDYECRRQMMIKRFYVTLQSFAWGEREKERSTLLSSIPPFSAPLESSVSIALLLAAREDQSRILPVRAGPSTAIHKVLMGSVPDRGGRPGEIEPPMPVFTRRSEGGGEKHRKSKFQRQEYSGKKKKNKKRQL; encoded by the exons ATGGAGAGAGGCTCTGGGACAGTCTCCGCTCTCCGAGCTCTGGG GTATGAGAGCAGCCGCTGCGCCAGGCGCTGCGCCTGTGACGAGCTGCCCTGCCCGCTGGTTACCTGGCTGGTCTCGGAGCTCAGAAGAAGCTGTCCTGAAGTTGGAG TGGGAGTCGATAGTGGTGCTGTTCTGGCTGGAGAGCTGAAGAAGCTTCTAGAAGCGATGTTTTACCCTTCCACCAcactcacctcagagactctcACCTCAGTCCATCTAGACAGAATAACAG ATTTTCTGGTGTCCGAGTTACAGGCAGCACGTATGCTGCAGTACAGAGAGAGCCATCCAGAAGATACTGAACCACAGAGTGAATCAGGCAAAGAGCAAAGAGGGAAAGAATGTAATATCATAGACATTGAGGAGGAGACCCAAGCTGAGGGACATaaaaaagatgagaaagag GTGGAATTACGACTGGCATCTCTCTCAGAGGGTGAAGAGCGTGAGCCATTGCTCAAGAGTAATCTGAATTCTTCACAATGG aGCAAAGTTCATCTGATGAATCAAGCTCTCCGCAAAGATTATGAGTGTCGCCGCCAAATGATGATCAAGCGCTTCTACGTCACACTCCAGTCCTTTGCATGGGGAGAGCGGGAAAAG GAACGCAGCACTCTGCTGTCATCTATACCTCCTTTTTCGGCACCACTTGAGTCGTCAGTCTCTATTGCACTGTTGCTGGCAGCCAGAGAGGATCAGTCTCGCATTCTGCCAGTGAGAGCAGGACCATCCACAGCCATTCACAAG GTGCTGATGGGTAGTGTACCAGATAGAGGAGGTCGACCTGGAGAGATTGAGCCTCCTATGCCAGTTTTTACTCGACGCAGTGAAGGAGGGGGCGAAAAGCATAGAAAAAGCAAGTTCCAGAGACAGGAGTACtctggaaagaagaaaaagaataagaaaagacAGTTATGA
- the im:7138535 gene encoding protein FAM98B isoform X1 — protein sequence MERGSGTVSALRALGYESSRCARRCACDELPCPLVTWLVSELRRSCPEVGVGVDSGAVLAGELKKLLEAMFYPSTTLTSETLTSVHLDRITDFLVSELQAARMLQYRESHPEDTEPQSESGKEQRGKECNIIDIEEETQAEGHKKDEKEVMMELAQLFQALDMDPASQLSDVYPQVELRLASLSEGEEREPLLKSNLNSSQWSKVHLMNQALRKDYECRRQMMIKRFYVTLQSFAWGEREKERSTLLSSIPPFSAPLESSVSIALLLAAREDQSRILPVRAGPSTAIHKVLMGSVPDRGGRPGEIEPPMPVFTRRSEGGGEKHRKSKFQRQEYSGKKKKNKKRQL from the exons ATGGAGAGAGGCTCTGGGACAGTCTCCGCTCTCCGAGCTCTGGG GTATGAGAGCAGCCGCTGCGCCAGGCGCTGCGCCTGTGACGAGCTGCCCTGCCCGCTGGTTACCTGGCTGGTCTCGGAGCTCAGAAGAAGCTGTCCTGAAGTTGGAG TGGGAGTCGATAGTGGTGCTGTTCTGGCTGGAGAGCTGAAGAAGCTTCTAGAAGCGATGTTTTACCCTTCCACCAcactcacctcagagactctcACCTCAGTCCATCTAGACAGAATAACAG ATTTTCTGGTGTCCGAGTTACAGGCAGCACGTATGCTGCAGTACAGAGAGAGCCATCCAGAAGATACTGAACCACAGAGTGAATCAGGCAAAGAGCAAAGAGGGAAAGAATGTAATATCATAGACATTGAGGAGGAGACCCAAGCTGAGGGACATaaaaaagatgagaaagaggTAATGATGGAACTGGCACAGTTGTTTCAGGCTCTGGATATGGATCCAGCCTCTCAGCTCAGCGATGTTTACCCACAG GTGGAATTACGACTGGCATCTCTCTCAGAGGGTGAAGAGCGTGAGCCATTGCTCAAGAGTAATCTGAATTCTTCACAATGG aGCAAAGTTCATCTGATGAATCAAGCTCTCCGCAAAGATTATGAGTGTCGCCGCCAAATGATGATCAAGCGCTTCTACGTCACACTCCAGTCCTTTGCATGGGGAGAGCGGGAAAAG GAACGCAGCACTCTGCTGTCATCTATACCTCCTTTTTCGGCACCACTTGAGTCGTCAGTCTCTATTGCACTGTTGCTGGCAGCCAGAGAGGATCAGTCTCGCATTCTGCCAGTGAGAGCAGGACCATCCACAGCCATTCACAAG GTGCTGATGGGTAGTGTACCAGATAGAGGAGGTCGACCTGGAGAGATTGAGCCTCCTATGCCAGTTTTTACTCGACGCAGTGAAGGAGGGGGCGAAAAGCATAGAAAAAGCAAGTTCCAGAGACAGGAGTACtctggaaagaagaaaaagaataagaaaagacAGTTATGA